A genomic window from Streptomyces sp. MST-110588 includes:
- a CDS encoding NAD(P)H-dependent oxidoreductase: protein MATLLHIDSSVFPAGGSASRSVTAAFRKAWEEQHPDGTVIYRDLAVDPLPHIDAAAHTAAFSDPATHTAEQQSAFALRTQLVEELENADAVLIAAPMYNFSIPSTLKTWLDQVIIMGRTAGDQQSAKGTPVTIVTSRGGSYAPGTPRENSDFVQNYLKAVLADMMGLEVEFIVPELTMAPVNPAMKDLIPLYEASRDKALQEAVTRAKALAERFAA, encoded by the coding sequence ATGGCTACGCTCCTGCACATCGACTCCTCCGTCTTTCCCGCGGGCGGCTCCGCCTCCCGTTCGGTGACCGCCGCCTTCCGCAAGGCATGGGAGGAGCAGCACCCCGACGGAACCGTCATCTACCGTGACCTGGCCGTCGACCCGCTGCCCCACATCGACGCCGCCGCCCACACCGCCGCCTTCAGCGACCCCGCCACCCACACCGCCGAGCAGCAGTCCGCCTTCGCCCTGCGCACTCAGCTCGTCGAGGAGCTGGAGAACGCGGACGCGGTGCTGATCGCCGCCCCCATGTACAACTTCTCGATCCCCTCCACCCTCAAGACGTGGCTCGACCAGGTGATCATCATGGGGCGTACGGCCGGTGACCAGCAGTCCGCCAAGGGCACGCCCGTCACCATCGTCACCAGCCGCGGCGGTTCGTACGCCCCGGGCACCCCGCGCGAGAACTCCGACTTCGTCCAGAACTACCTGAAGGCCGTCCTGGCCGACATGATGGGCCTCGAGGTCGAGTTCATCGTCCCCGAACTGACCATGGCCCCGGTCAACCCGGCGATGAAGGACCTGATCCCGCTGTACGAGGCTTCGCGCGACAAGGCCCTCCAGGAGGCCGTGACCAGGGCCAAGGCACTCGCCGAGCGTTTCGCCGCCTGA
- a CDS encoding helix-turn-helix domain-containing protein, whose product MADHSEQSCRRADAGVARVFEVFGKRWTGLIVATLLPGPVHFAELRRAVEGISERMLSDRLTELSATGLVVREVDAGPPLRVTYRLTEAGQALEPALAELGKWAERYLSDGGTCPERFRK is encoded by the coding sequence ATGGCGGACCACAGTGAACAGTCGTGCAGGCGGGCCGATGCCGGTGTGGCCCGCGTCTTCGAGGTGTTCGGGAAGCGATGGACCGGCCTGATCGTGGCGACCCTGCTGCCCGGACCCGTGCACTTCGCGGAGCTGCGGAGGGCGGTCGAGGGGATCAGTGAACGCATGCTGTCGGACCGCCTTACCGAACTGTCCGCGACCGGCCTGGTCGTGCGGGAAGTGGATGCCGGGCCTCCGCTGCGGGTGACCTATCGGCTCACCGAGGCGGGGCAGGCGCTGGAGCCGGCCCTCGCCGAGCTGGGCAAATGGGCGGAGCGGTATCTGTCGGACGGTGGGACGTGCCCGGAGCGATTCCGTAAGTGA
- a CDS encoding MFS transporter — MVAVAAATFTVVTSEMLPVGLLTPMRDALGVTDGMAGMTLTVTGLVAALAAPALTLAVGRLDRRLVLCGLMTLLAVANTVAAAAPDFPVMLVARVLVGLSMGGVWALGSGLAVRLVPQRSVGSATALVFSGVAVASVLGVPAGTLMGELGGWRSAFVAVGVLAGAVAAGLSLLLPPLPAETPVRLSGVLALLRDVRVRTGLVVVALLVTGHFAAYTYVRPVLETLTGAGAELISTLLLVYGLAGIAGNFMGGAGAVRSPRGALLVISGVLAGTVLLVPVLGVGVPGAVALLVIWGLAYGGVSVSTQSWLTAAAPGARETASALFVAVFNAAISAGALAGGRAADGWGAVGVMWLGGALALGALLAVSVGKAPATERCE; from the coding sequence GTGGTGGCGGTGGCGGCAGCGACGTTCACGGTGGTGACGTCCGAAATGCTGCCGGTCGGTCTGCTGACCCCTATGAGAGACGCACTGGGGGTCACGGACGGGATGGCAGGGATGACTCTCACGGTCACCGGCCTGGTCGCGGCGCTGGCGGCGCCTGCCCTGACGCTCGCGGTCGGACGGCTGGACCGCCGGCTGGTGCTGTGCGGGCTGATGACGCTGCTCGCGGTGGCGAACACGGTGGCCGCCGCCGCGCCGGACTTCCCCGTGATGCTGGTGGCACGGGTGCTGGTCGGTCTGAGCATGGGGGGTGTCTGGGCGCTGGGGTCGGGGCTGGCGGTGCGGCTGGTGCCCCAGAGGTCTGTGGGGTCGGCGACAGCGCTGGTCTTCAGCGGTGTCGCGGTCGCGTCGGTGCTCGGGGTGCCTGCGGGCACCCTGATGGGTGAACTGGGCGGCTGGCGTTCGGCATTCGTGGCGGTGGGCGTGCTCGCCGGCGCGGTGGCGGCCGGGCTGTCCCTGTTGCTGCCGCCGCTGCCCGCCGAGACCCCGGTGCGCCTGTCCGGGGTGCTGGCGCTGCTGCGCGACGTACGGGTACGGACCGGGCTGGTCGTGGTGGCGCTGTTGGTCACCGGGCACTTCGCGGCTTACACGTACGTGCGACCCGTCCTGGAGACGCTGACGGGGGCCGGTGCGGAACTGATCAGCACCCTGCTGCTGGTCTACGGGCTGGCCGGGATCGCCGGGAACTTCATGGGGGGAGCCGGGGCCGTGCGGTCGCCGCGCGGTGCGCTCCTGGTGATCAGCGGGGTGTTGGCGGGGACGGTGCTGCTGGTGCCGGTTCTGGGGGTGGGCGTACCTGGTGCTGTGGCACTGCTCGTGATCTGGGGACTGGCCTATGGAGGTGTGTCGGTCAGTACGCAGTCGTGGTTGACGGCGGCGGCACCGGGGGCGCGTGAGACGGCGTCGGCGTTGTTCGTCGCGGTGTTCAACGCGGCGATCTCGGCGGGCGCGCTGGCCGGCGGGAGGGCCGCGGACGGCTGGGGAGCCGTGGGAGTGATGTGGCTCGGGGGCGCGCTGGCCCTGGGGGCGCTGCTGGCGGTGTCCGTGGGGAAGGCGCCGGCGACCGAGCGGTGCGAATGA
- a CDS encoding FHA domain-containing protein gives MSELTLTVMRLGFLAVLWLFVIVAVQVIRSDLFGTRVTQRGAARRGGQEPRTQRQAPASPPQQRRQDGGRGNSRQRRGAPTKLVVSEGTLTGTTVALQGQTITLGRAHDSTIVLDDDYASSRHARIYPDRDGQWIVEDLGSTNGTYLDRTRLTTPTPIPLGAPIRIGKTVIELRK, from the coding sequence ATGTCAGAGCTGACCCTCACGGTCATGCGGTTGGGTTTCCTCGCCGTACTGTGGCTGTTCGTCATCGTGGCCGTACAGGTCATCCGCAGCGACCTGTTCGGTACGCGCGTCACCCAGCGCGGCGCCGCCCGACGGGGCGGGCAGGAACCGCGTACGCAGCGCCAGGCACCCGCCTCGCCGCCGCAGCAGCGCCGCCAGGACGGCGGTCGCGGCAACAGCCGTCAGCGCCGCGGCGCACCCACCAAACTGGTGGTCTCCGAAGGCACACTGACGGGCACCACCGTCGCTCTCCAGGGCCAGACCATCACCCTCGGGCGTGCCCACGACTCCACGATCGTGCTGGACGACGACTACGCCTCCAGCCGGCATGCCAGGATTTACCCGGACCGTGACGGCCAGTGGATCGTCGAGGATCTCGGGTCCACCAACGGCACGTACCTGGACCGGACCCGACTGACGACCCCGACACCGATTCCGCTGGGAGCCCCGATCCGCATCGGCAAGACCGTCATCGAGCTGCGGAAGTAG
- a CDS encoding DUF3662 and FHA domain-containing protein, which produces MGVLKRFEQRLEGLVNGTFAKVFKSEVQPVEIAGALQRECDNNATIWNRDRTVVPNDFIVELSTPDYERLSPYSGQLGDELSGMVRDYAKQQRYTFMGPIKVHLEKADDLDTGLYRVRSRTLAASTSQDHPGQAAAAQRAASGPRSVPPGAGHVSPPPMPTSPPPGAAMPRAALPGAGPQPGSAVESWHQARGAADRGAQTRRWIEINGNRHQISRPTLVLGRSTDADVRIDDPGVSRRHCEIRVGTPSTIQDLGSTNGIVVDGQHTTRATLRDGSRIVVGSTTIVYRQAEG; this is translated from the coding sequence GTGGGAGTACTGAAGCGCTTCGAGCAGCGTCTCGAAGGTCTCGTCAACGGCACCTTCGCCAAGGTGTTCAAGTCCGAGGTGCAGCCCGTTGAGATCGCCGGCGCGCTCCAGCGCGAGTGCGACAACAACGCCACCATCTGGAACCGCGACCGTACGGTCGTCCCCAACGACTTCATCGTCGAACTGAGCACCCCCGACTACGAGCGGCTCAGCCCGTACAGCGGGCAGCTCGGAGACGAGCTCTCCGGCATGGTCCGCGACTACGCCAAGCAGCAGCGCTACACCTTCATGGGCCCGATCAAGGTGCACCTGGAGAAGGCCGACGACCTCGACACCGGCCTGTACCGCGTCCGCAGCCGCACCCTGGCCGCCAGCACCTCCCAGGACCACCCCGGCCAGGCGGCAGCCGCCCAGCGCGCCGCCTCCGGGCCGCGCAGCGTGCCTCCGGGCGCCGGTCACGTCAGCCCGCCGCCGATGCCCACCTCCCCGCCTCCCGGGGCGGCCATGCCGCGTGCGGCGCTCCCCGGCGCGGGCCCGCAGCCGGGCTCGGCGGTCGAGAGCTGGCACCAGGCACGGGGAGCGGCCGACCGCGGCGCGCAGACCAGGCGCTGGATCGAGATCAACGGGAACCGGCACCAGATCTCCCGCCCCACCCTCGTGCTGGGCCGCAGCACCGACGCGGACGTACGGATCGATGACCCGGGAGTCTCCCGGCGTCACTGCGAGATCCGGGTCGGAACGCCCTCGACGATCCAGGATCTGGGCTCTACCAACGGCATCGTGGTAGACGGGCAGCACACCACCCGCGCTACGCTCCGCGACGGCTCGCGGATCGTCGTGGGCAGTACCACCATCGTTTACCGGCAAGCCGAAGGGTGA
- a CDS encoding LysR family transcriptional regulator: MSSGLEIRELECFLALSEELHFGRTGARLLISQSRVSQLISALERRVGARLVERTSRRVRLTPLGEDFRTSLRPAYDALSATVEATVAAARGIEGRLRVGFQGSAADDVIRAVETFQARHPGCVTELIEIPLHDPFGALRRAEVDTAVVLLPVREPGLVLGPVFSRQRQTLAVSVRHPFAARTALHAEDLAEGPLISVEGPAPEYWRLAQAPEATPSGRPIPPGPRVRTLQEGLTLAAAGRGAMLLCHPTADFHGRRDLAFVPVSGLPDSALGLVWHREYETARTRAFSTALADAAPTGPPSSPSHPM; encoded by the coding sequence ATGAGCAGCGGCCTGGAGATCCGCGAACTGGAGTGCTTCCTCGCCCTCTCCGAAGAGCTCCACTTCGGCCGCACCGGCGCCCGCCTGCTCATCTCCCAGAGCCGCGTCAGCCAGCTCATCAGTGCCCTGGAACGCCGCGTCGGCGCCCGTCTCGTCGAGCGCACCAGCCGCCGCGTACGCCTGACGCCTCTGGGAGAGGACTTCCGTACCTCCCTGCGCCCCGCCTATGACGCCCTGAGCGCCACCGTGGAGGCCACGGTCGCCGCCGCCCGGGGCATCGAGGGCCGACTGCGCGTGGGCTTCCAGGGCAGCGCGGCGGACGACGTCATACGGGCCGTCGAGACCTTCCAGGCCCGCCATCCCGGGTGCGTCACCGAACTGATCGAGATCCCGTTGCACGACCCCTTCGGCGCACTGCGCCGCGCCGAGGTCGACACGGCCGTCGTCCTGCTGCCCGTACGGGAGCCGGGGCTCGTCCTGGGGCCGGTCTTCTCCCGGCAGCGGCAGACCCTCGCGGTCTCCGTGCGCCACCCCTTCGCCGCCCGCACCGCCCTGCACGCCGAGGACCTCGCCGAAGGCCCGCTGATCTCCGTGGAGGGCCCAGCCCCCGAGTACTGGCGGCTGGCCCAGGCCCCCGAGGCCACCCCCAGTGGCCGGCCCATCCCGCCCGGCCCCCGCGTCCGCACCCTCCAAGAGGGGCTGACCCTGGCCGCCGCCGGCCGCGGCGCGATGCTGCTGTGCCACCCCACGGCGGACTTCCACGGGCGCCGTGACCTCGCCTTCGTACCGGTTTCCGGCCTGCCGGACTCCGCGCTCGGCCTGGTCTGGCACCGGGAGTACGAAACGGCCCGTACGCGCGCCTTCAGCACGGCCCTCGCCGACGCCGCCCCTACCGGCCCGCCGTCCTCACCCTCACACCCGATGTGA
- a CDS encoding ABC transporter permease codes for MSSDRRTGHQHRPDNSAALRHVLTHLITPLLMCVGMGLAYLGAFANPSPHHLPVAVVGSGPGAQVLAQSINDKAGDALVVRTVGSRAEAVDQLKHQDIFGAYVINAKGDGAAGGEGSSGTPKGAPTAKTAKPTGKPSTSTAKSGAAATKTGTSAAKSGAAAGGSPELIVASAGSDTTVSVVQKIFTPLAAHQGAPLKVTDVVPTAEDDPTGQGIFFLLVALSIGSYASVAVIGGAGGALPIRMRAMLAVGTSFVVSIIGTLFAGPVFHLVDHGLWGLWGMAWLYSAGILLIGTGLHTFLKRWTTLGVMVLFVMLNFTTAGGVFRPEMQNGFFSALHSFWNGAGFVEGTRSHVYFDGNGLAGHVWTLVLWLVVGLVMIGVAALAESRRRRAEATTAANAQAVAAAAVAATVPMPQRDGQGAPEARNAHGARGAGAQARQDETEEEMEEAVGV; via the coding sequence ATGAGTTCGGACCGACGTACCGGTCACCAGCACCGCCCCGACAACTCCGCCGCGCTGCGCCACGTCCTGACACACCTGATCACGCCACTGCTGATGTGCGTCGGCATGGGACTGGCGTATCTGGGAGCTTTCGCGAACCCCTCGCCGCACCACTTGCCCGTCGCGGTCGTCGGCTCGGGGCCCGGCGCGCAGGTGCTGGCCCAGTCGATCAACGACAAGGCCGGGGACGCCCTGGTGGTCCGTACGGTCGGCAGCCGGGCGGAGGCCGTCGACCAGCTCAAGCACCAGGACATCTTCGGCGCGTACGTGATCAACGCCAAGGGGGACGGGGCCGCCGGGGGCGAGGGTTCCAGTGGTACGCCGAAGGGCGCGCCGACGGCGAAAACCGCCAAGCCGACCGGGAAGCCGAGCACGTCGACGGCGAAGTCCGGTGCAGCGGCCACGAAAACCGGTACATCGGCTGCGAAGTCCGGTGCGGCGGCTGGGGGGTCGCCCGAATTGATCGTCGCGTCGGCCGGATCCGACACGACCGTCTCCGTCGTACAGAAGATCTTCACGCCGCTCGCGGCACACCAGGGCGCGCCGCTGAAGGTCACCGACGTGGTGCCGACGGCCGAGGACGACCCGACCGGCCAGGGCATCTTCTTCCTGCTGGTCGCGCTCAGCATCGGCTCGTACGCCTCGGTCGCGGTGATCGGCGGTGCCGGAGGCGCTCTGCCCATCAGGATGCGGGCGATGCTCGCGGTCGGCACGTCCTTCGTGGTCAGCATCATCGGCACGCTCTTCGCCGGCCCGGTCTTCCATCTCGTCGATCACGGCCTGTGGGGTCTGTGGGGCATGGCCTGGCTGTACTCGGCGGGCATTCTCCTGATCGGAACCGGACTGCACACCTTCCTCAAGCGCTGGACGACGCTGGGCGTGATGGTGCTGTTCGTGATGCTGAACTTCACGACCGCCGGTGGGGTCTTCCGGCCCGAGATGCAGAACGGGTTCTTCTCCGCGCTGCACTCCTTCTGGAACGGCGCGGGCTTCGTGGAGGGCACCCGCAGCCATGTCTACTTCGACGGCAACGGCCTGGCCGGCCATGTCTGGACGCTGGTGCTGTGGCTGGTCGTGGGCCTGGTGATGATCGGTGTCGCGGCGCTGGCCGAGTCCCGGCGGCGACGGGCGGAGGCGACCACGGCGGCCAACGCCCAGGCGGTCGCGGCGGCGGCCGTGGCGGCAACGGTTCCGATGCCGCAGCGGGACGGACAAGGCGCTCCTGAGGCGCGGAACGCGCACGGCGCGCGGGGCGCGGGCGCGCAGGCACGGCAGGACGAGACCGAAGAGGAGATGGAAGAGGCCGTAGGAGTCTGA
- a CDS encoding MarR family winged helix-turn-helix transcriptional regulator has protein sequence MTAFARRARAIAARMHPELSLVSYTLLAHLDDQRGCRATDLAAHYLLDKSTVSRQISALEKLGFVERRVDPEDHRVQVLHPTAKGAQVLAAVTASRRQAFRERLADWDEADLDRFASYLLRYNAAQEQLE, from the coding sequence ATGACGGCATTCGCCCGGCGCGCCCGCGCCATAGCGGCGCGTATGCATCCCGAGCTCTCGCTCGTCTCCTACACGCTGCTCGCGCACCTCGATGACCAGCGAGGATGCCGCGCGACCGACCTCGCGGCGCACTACCTCCTGGACAAGTCCACGGTCAGCCGGCAGATCTCGGCCCTGGAGAAGCTCGGTTTCGTCGAGCGCCGCGTCGACCCGGAGGACCACCGCGTACAGGTACTGCACCCCACCGCCAAGGGCGCGCAGGTGCTGGCCGCCGTCACCGCCAGCCGCCGCCAGGCGTTCCGGGAGCGGCTGGCCGACTGGGACGAAGCCGACCTGGACCGCTTCGCGTCATACCTGCTGCGCTACAACGCCGCACAGGAGCAGCTCGAATGA